In the Carboxydothermus hydrogenoformans Z-2901 genome, one interval contains:
- a CDS encoding DUF6431 domain-containing protein: protein MANNWRKNLKKEKKEKSSSKVYGADTPLTEDFPPYRTLIVTYLGASVKEYLENYLNFLEENQWYCPVCSAKMSFHGWYRRKIITLDGTTTRIPIARYRCSNCRKTHAILPDFVAPYRHYSQVLIAAVVEEVVSKQVPPERVEGNQDIPTTRRWIRRFLKRCHEVIGVLESIAFRYTGQIKSLLTEARSSPWEQMLAALELLPAVKATSVFGAVNLWLTMDVVGLWL from the coding sequence ATGGCGAATAATTGGAGAAAAAATCTAAAGAAGGAGAAAAAGGAAAAGTCTTCGAGTAAGGTTTACGGAGCTGACACTCCCCTTACCGAAGACTTTCCTCCATACCGTACTTTGATTGTAACTTATCTTGGAGCTTCAGTAAAGGAGTATTTAGAAAATTACTTAAATTTTTTGGAAGAAAACCAATGGTATTGCCCGGTTTGTAGTGCAAAGATGTCTTTTCACGGATGGTATCGACGAAAAATAATAACCTTAGATGGAACTACTACTAGAATTCCAATAGCCCGCTATCGCTGTTCTAACTGCCGGAAAACCCATGCCATTTTACCGGATTTTGTTGCGCCTTACCGCCATTATTCCCAGGTTTTGATTGCAGCTGTAGTTGAAGAAGTAGTTTCCAAGCAGGTACCGCCAGAACGGGTCGAGGGCAATCAGGATATTCCCACTACTCGGCGATGGATACGCCGATTTCTAAAGCGATGTCATGAGGTTATAGGCGTTTTAGAAAGTATAGCTTTTAGATACACCGGGCAAATAAAATCGCTTCTAACGGAAGCACGGTCGTCGCCCTGGGAGCAAATGCTTGCGGCTTTAGAACTACTGCCGGCGGTAAAAGCTACTTCGGTGTTTGGTGCGGTAAATCTCTGGCTGACCATGGACGTGGTCGGCCTCTGGCTTTAA
- a CDS encoding IS481-like element ISChy3 family transposase encodes MVRLPKELSYQQEIALKRFALIAPLLEPDLEAAEKRQRRKEILARSEISSRTLRRYLQLYRQQGLSGLMPKIRSDNGSSRTISHEIIEEAVKLKEELPERSVSQIIAILEGEKKVPAGMLARSTLGRHLSRLGLTQKEANQKISGHRRFAKEQRNRLWQADIKYGPYLPHPKNPKRKVRTYLVAFIDDATRLLCHGEFYLDQKRPVLEDCFRKAILKRGIPDAVYVDNGKIFVSRWFRLGCARLGIRPINTKPYSPESKGKIERFNRTVESFIAEIELQQPETLAELNQAFAVWVEEGYNHHPHSSLENETPANRFQKDTRRLRFASLEECREAFLWEASRRVDKTGCIKLEGRFYEIGLEWIRKTVDLRYDPFDLESIEFWYNGQKQGLAKPLVIQEYNNLAAKNKKEQENKTPKTSRLLTVLEERSIERRRRKLGAIPFRQLEGGK; translated from the coding sequence ATGGTCAGGTTGCCAAAGGAATTATCTTATCAGCAAGAAATTGCTCTTAAACGTTTTGCTCTGATAGCACCTTTGCTGGAGCCGGATTTAGAAGCGGCGGAAAAGCGCCAACGCCGGAAAGAAATCTTAGCCAGGAGTGAAATTTCCTCCCGTACCCTGCGCCGCTACTTACAACTTTACCGCCAGCAGGGTTTATCCGGTCTTATGCCAAAAATCCGGTCTGATAATGGAAGCAGTCGTACTATAAGCCATGAAATAATCGAAGAGGCGGTAAAACTTAAGGAAGAACTTCCGGAACGGAGTGTAAGCCAAATCATAGCGATTTTAGAAGGAGAAAAGAAAGTTCCTGCAGGAATGTTAGCCCGGTCTACCCTTGGAAGGCATCTTTCTCGTTTAGGCCTAACCCAAAAGGAAGCTAACCAAAAGATATCAGGGCACAGGCGTTTTGCAAAAGAACAGCGTAATCGCCTCTGGCAAGCAGATATCAAATATGGGCCGTATCTACCGCATCCAAAGAATCCCAAACGCAAAGTGCGAACTTATTTAGTGGCATTTATCGATGATGCTACTCGTCTTCTTTGTCATGGAGAGTTTTATCTTGACCAGAAGAGGCCAGTTTTAGAAGATTGTTTTCGTAAAGCCATCTTGAAACGAGGAATCCCGGATGCGGTATATGTAGATAATGGCAAGATTTTTGTTTCCCGCTGGTTTCGTTTGGGATGTGCCAGGCTGGGGATAAGGCCAATTAATACTAAGCCATATTCACCTGAATCTAAGGGGAAAATTGAAAGGTTTAACCGCACCGTTGAGTCTTTTATAGCCGAAATAGAACTGCAACAACCTGAGACCCTGGCAGAACTTAACCAGGCTTTTGCTGTTTGGGTTGAAGAAGGTTATAACCACCACCCGCACAGCTCTTTAGAAAACGAAACTCCGGCTAACCGTTTCCAGAAGGATACCCGGCGTTTACGGTTTGCCAGCCTGGAAGAATGTCGGGAAGCTTTCCTCTGGGAAGCAAGTCGTCGGGTAGATAAAACAGGATGTATCAAACTTGAAGGACGGTTTTATGAAATTGGTTTGGAATGGATACGAAAAACCGTTGATCTCCGTTACGACCCTTTTGACTTAGAAAGTATCGAGTTCTGGTATAACGGCCAAAAGCAGGGACTGGCCAAGCCTTTGGTTATCCAGGAATACAACAACCTTGCTGCAAAAAATAAAAAAGAGCAAGAAAATAAAACACCAAAAACTTCCCGCCTCTTAACAGTACTTGAAGAAAGA